The Staphylococcus sp. 17KM0847 DNA segment TTAAATCGGGGGCGTCATACAACAAGGCATGTAGAGCTTTTTCCTAGACACAATGGTTATATTGCTGACACACCGGGGTTCAGTGCTTTAGATTTTAATCACATCGACAAGCAAGATGTACGCGATTATTTTATGGATATTAAGCAAGCAGGGACACACTGTAAATTTCGTGATTGTTCACATACAAATGAACCTAAGTGTCATGTAAAGACACTTGTTGATCTAGGTGACATTGCAGAATTTAGATATCAACATTATGTACAATTATTAACGGAAATCTCAAATCGAAAGGTGAGATACTAATGACAAAAATATTTCCTTCTTTACTGTCAGCAGATTTTTTAGCGTTAAAAGATGAAATCGATACTTTAGAGCGTGCCGGTGTAGACGCTTTACACTTTGATGTGATGGATGGTACATTCGTTCCTAATATTTCTATTGGCCTACCGATACTTGAAGCTGTAAGACGTGGAACGACACTGCCTATTGATGTTCATTTGATGATTGATAATCCTGAAATGTATATTGATGTTTTTTGTGAAAAAGGTGCAGATAAGGTATCTGTACATGTTGAGTCAACGCCCCATATTCATCGTGCAATTCAAAAAATAAAAAAACACGGTAAAGAAGCAGGTATTGTAGTGAACCCGGGGACAGCTATTGATGTGATTCAACCTATGTTAACAGAAGTTGATTTTGTACTTGTCATGTCAGTGAACCCAGGATTTGGTGGGCAGGCGTTTATTGAACAAAGCATTGATAAAATTCATACACTTCATCAACTGCGTAAAACACACAACTTAACATTTAATATAGAAGTGGATGGTGGCATTAATGAAAAAACAGGACAACAAGTTATTGATGCCGGTGCAGATTGGTTAGTTGCAGGTTCATATTTCTTCAAGCATTCTGACTATGCGAAAGCCGTACAAACTTTAAAAGGGCAGGCGTAATATATGAGTGTACAAAAGATTCATTTGTTATGTAGCGAACGTCATTTACCTGAACAAGTTTTTGAAAAATATCATGATGCTGTGTGGGCTGGTGTAGATAGAGGTACGCTCATATTGCTTGAACATGACATTCAACCCGTATTTGCAGTAGGGGATTTTGATTCGGTATCTGAAGCAGCACGTGAGTGGATTGCAAATAAAATGCCAATAGACCCCGTTCCAGCTGAAAAAGCTGATACGGATTTAGCTTTGGCTATTGAACAAGCGATTGATCGTGGCTATCAAGATATATGCATCTATGGTGCAACCGGAGGG contains these protein-coding regions:
- the rpe gene encoding ribulose-phosphate 3-epimerase, whose product is MTKIFPSLLSADFLALKDEIDTLERAGVDALHFDVMDGTFVPNISIGLPILEAVRRGTTLPIDVHLMIDNPEMYIDVFCEKGADKVSVHVESTPHIHRAIQKIKKHGKEAGIVVNPGTAIDVIQPMLTEVDFVLVMSVNPGFGGQAFIEQSIDKIHTLHQLRKTHNLTFNIEVDGGINEKTGQQVIDAGADWLVAGSYFFKHSDYAKAVQTLKGQA